AGCCGCACACCAAGTTCGAAGCCAGCGTGTACGTGCTGAGCAAGGACGAGGGTGGCCGTCACAGCGCGTTCTTCGGTGGCTACCGCCCCCAGTTCTACTTCCGCACGACCGACGTGACGGGTGTGGTGGAACTGCCCGAAGGCGTCGAAATGGTGATGCCCGGTGACAACATCACCTTCGTGGTGGAACTCATCAAGCCCATCGCCATGGAAGAAGGCCTGCGCTTCGCCATCCGCGAAGGTGGCCGCACTGTCGGCGCTGGCGTCGTTGCCAAGGTCCTGGAGTAAGACCACTTCAGTCTGAGAAAGAGGCCCCTCACGGGGCCTCTTTTTTTGCGCCCTGTAGGCTGGGGTATGGCAAAGCAACTCCCGGCCCTGTCGGCCCACCTGCAGGCGTTTGTAGAGGCTCAGCGTATTTTCTTCGCGGGCACCGCCGCGCCGGAAGGCCGCGTGAATCTTTCCCCCAAGGGCATGGACAGCCTGCGGGTGCTGACGCCCACGCGCGTGGCGTGGCTGAATGTGACTGGCAGTGGCAATGAGACAGCGGCTCACCTGCAACGTTCGCCCCGCATGACCCTGATGTTCTGCGCGTTTGAAGGCCCGCCGCTGATCCTGCGGCTCTACGGCCAGGCCCACATGATTCAGCCGGCCGACCCGGAATGGCCTGGGCTTCTGTCGCTGTTCCCAGACCTACCCGGCGCACGGCAGATTTACGTCCTCGACATTGATTTGGTTCAGACCTCGTGTGGCATGGCGGTGCCGACCTTCAGCTATCAGGCAGAACGCGACGAGCTCAACGCGTTGCACCGCCGGATGGGCCCCGAGGAGATCCGAAGCTACTGGCTGAGGCGCAACACGCACAGCATCGACGGTTTTCCAACCGGCATCCAGACCACAGTGGACACCTGAGAGGTCGACCCCTATAATTCGAATGTTGCCCGCCACAAGGCGGGCTTTTACCAGCGTGGCCCCGGCACCTGCCCACGGCCCGTTGCCCCCTTCAGGGACGCTGGGAGCAAAGCCGCCCCACCAAAGGGCCTTTGCGAAGGAGCAGCTCATGGCGAAAGACGGCCCCCGCATCATCGTGAAAATGGAAAGCACCGCCGGCACCGGGTTCTACTACACCACCACCAAGAACCGCCGCAACACGCAGGCGAAGATGGAACTGCGCAAGTACGACCCCGTGGCCAAGAAGCACGTGGTCTTCAAAGAGAAGAAGGTCTGAGCTTCCGCGCCTGCGGGCGCTCCATGCCCGCTGTGCCCAGCGGATCTCCCCTTTTTCTCTGTCGCAGGTGAACGCATGAACTTGATTCAGTACTTCCGTGATTCGCGCGCCGAACTGTCGCGCGTCTCGTGGCCCAGCCGGGCGCAGGTGCTGGAAGGCACGCAGGCTGTGCTGATCTTTGTGATCGCCCTGACCTTGATCGTGTTCGCCATGGACCAGTTGTTTGGCGCCCTGATTCGCGCGGTGCTGCCATGAGTATCGAGTGGTACGCCGTGCACACCTACGTGGGTCAGGAAGACCGCGTGGAACAGCACCTGATGGAACGCGCGGGCAAACTGGGCATGCGCGGCACCAAGATCTTTCAGGTGATCCAGCCGGAAGAGGAAGCCGTGGAACTGCGTGAGGGCGGCAAGAAAGAAACCGTCCGCCGCAAGCTGTTTCCGGGCTACGTCTTCGTGCAGATGGATGTGGAAGACGACGACGCCCCCGGCGAACTGGGCGAGTCCTGGGAAGTCGTGCGCGGCACGAATGGCGTGACCGGCTTCGTGGGTACCGCCACCCGCCCTGTGCCCCTCTCGCCCGAAGAGGTGCAGCGTCTGCTGGCCTCGGTGGGCGTGGCGGCCCAGCCTGTGGTGGAAGAAGCGCCGCGCGTGAAGATCGACTTCAAGGCGGGCGACATGGTGCGTGTCACCAGCGGCCCCTTTGCCGACTTCAGCGGCGTGGTGAGCGAAGTGAACATGGCGCAGTCCAAGGTCAAGGTGCTGGTCAGCATCTTCGGCCGCGAGACGCCTGTGGAACTCGACTTCAGCCAGGTCGCCAAGTAAACCCCACTCGGCCCTTGGCAAAGACGCCGGGGGCCGCTAGACTGAAAAAGTTGCTGTTTTCCGTCTGGGGTCACCCCAGGCGGTCAAGACGGAACTTAGCGCCATCACCCCAGCCGGCCCAGGCGCCAGCGCGGGGGAGCTAAGGAGGAACCAAATGAAGAAAGTCGCAGGGTTAGTCAAACTGCAACTCCCGGCGGGCAAGGCCACCCCGGCCCCCCCCGTGGGTCCCGCGCTGGGTCAGTACGGCGCGAACATCATGGAGTTCACGAAGGCGTTCAACGCGCAGACGGCCGACAAGGGTGACGCGATCATCCCCGTCGAGATCACCATCTACGCCGACCGCTCGTTTACCTTCATCACCAAGACCCCTCCCATGAGCTACCTGATCCGTAAGGCCGCTGGCCTGCAGAAGGGTAGCGCGACCCCCAACAAGGCCAAGGTCGGCAAGCTCAGCTGGGACCAGGTGCTGGAAATCGCCAAGACCAAGATGCCCGACTTGAACGCGGGCAGCGTGGAAGCCGCCGCCAATACGGTGGCCGGCACCGCCCGCTCCATGGGCGTGACCATTGAGGGGGCCCCCAATGCCTAAGCGTGGCAAGCGGTATCAGGCGCTGGCGGCCAAAGTGGACCGCAAGAAGCAGTACACCATCGACGAAGCCGCTGCCTTGGTCAAGGACCTGGCGACCGCCAAGTTTGACGAGACCGTGGAAGTGCACTTCCGCCTCGGCATTGACCCCCGCAAGAGCGACCAGAACGTGCGTGGCACGGTGGCGCTGCCCCACGGCACCGGCAAGACCGTGCGTGTGGCCGTGATCACCAAGGGCGACAACGTGCAGGCCGCCGAAGCGGCGGGCGCCGATGTGGTGGGCAGCGAGGACCTGATCGAGCGCATTGCCGGCGGGTTCATGGACTTCGACGCCGTGGTCGCCACCCCCGACATGATGGCCCAGGTGGGCCAGAAGCTCGCCCGTCTGCTCGGGCCGCGCGGCCTGCTGCCCAACCCCAAGAGCGGCACCGTGGGCCCCGACGTGACCGGCATGGTCAAGGGCCTCAAGGCCGGCCGCATCGAGTTCCGCAACGACAAGACCGGCGTGGTGCACGCACCCATCGGCAAGGCCAGCTTTGAGCCCGGCAACCTCAGCGCCAACTACACCGCCCTGGTGAGCGCGCTGGAAGCCGCCAAGCCCGGCAGCGCCAAGGGCGTGTTCCTGCGCAGCGCCTTCCTGACCACCACCATGGGCCCCAGCATCGAGCTGACCCTGACCAGCGCCTAAACCGCGCGTTGATGGGCGAAGGTTGATGGTTGACCGAAAAACCGTAGACCCTCAACCTTCACCCATCAACATCCTTCAGCACCCCGGTGCGCTCTCGCACCTCTCCAATCCGTTTCTATTCCGGCACCTAAGACAGCGGGGACCCTTGCCAGGTTTAAACAGCCCGCCGAGTTGCCAGGGGCGCGACCGTGCACCTGGACTCGTTCCCACCAAGGAGGTACTGCGTGGCGAACGAAAAGAACCAGCAGACCCTCAGCGCCCTGACGGGCAGCCTCTCGGGCGTCGAATCGTTTTACGTCGTCGACTACCAAGGCCTGACCGCCGGTCAGCTGAGCAAACTGCGCAAGGACATCCGTGAAAAGGGGGGGCAGCTGATTGTTGCCAAGAACACCCTGATTAACCTCGCCCTTCAGGGCGACGGCCGTGACTTCAGCGACGCGCTGAAGGGCCCCAGCGCCA
The window above is part of the Deinococcus aquaedulcis genome. Proteins encoded here:
- a CDS encoding EF-Tu C-terminal domain-related protein; this encodes PHTKFEASVYVLSKDEGGRHSAFFGGYRPQFYFRTTDVTGVVELPEGVEMVMPGDNITFVVELIKPIAMEEGLRFAIREGGRTVGAGVVAKVLE
- the rpmG gene encoding 50S ribosomal protein L33, with the translated sequence MAKDGPRIIVKMESTAGTGFYYTTTKNRRNTQAKMELRKYDPVAKKHVVFKEKKV
- the nusG gene encoding transcription termination/antitermination protein NusG, whose amino-acid sequence is MSIEWYAVHTYVGQEDRVEQHLMERAGKLGMRGTKIFQVIQPEEEAVELREGGKKETVRRKLFPGYVFVQMDVEDDDAPGELGESWEVVRGTNGVTGFVGTATRPVPLSPEEVQRLLASVGVAAQPVVEEAPRVKIDFKAGDMVRVTSGPFADFSGVVSEVNMAQSKVKVLVSIFGRETPVELDFSQVAK
- a CDS encoding pyridoxamine 5'-phosphate oxidase family protein, producing MAKQLPALSAHLQAFVEAQRIFFAGTAAPEGRVNLSPKGMDSLRVLTPTRVAWLNVTGSGNETAAHLQRSPRMTLMFCAFEGPPLILRLYGQAHMIQPADPEWPGLLSLFPDLPGARQIYVLDIDLVQTSCGMAVPTFSYQAERDELNALHRRMGPEEIRSYWLRRNTHSIDGFPTGIQTTVDT
- the rplA gene encoding 50S ribosomal protein L1, which gives rise to MPKRGKRYQALAAKVDRKKQYTIDEAAALVKDLATAKFDETVEVHFRLGIDPRKSDQNVRGTVALPHGTGKTVRVAVITKGDNVQAAEAAGADVVGSEDLIERIAGGFMDFDAVVATPDMMAQVGQKLARLLGPRGLLPNPKSGTVGPDVTGMVKGLKAGRIEFRNDKTGVVHAPIGKASFEPGNLSANYTALVSALEAAKPGSAKGVFLRSAFLTTTMGPSIELTLTSA
- the secE gene encoding preprotein translocase subunit SecE — encoded protein: MNLIQYFRDSRAELSRVSWPSRAQVLEGTQAVLIFVIALTLIVFAMDQLFGALIRAVLP
- the rplK gene encoding 50S ribosomal protein L11 — protein: MKKVAGLVKLQLPAGKATPAPPVGPALGQYGANIMEFTKAFNAQTADKGDAIIPVEITIYADRSFTFITKTPPMSYLIRKAAGLQKGSATPNKAKVGKLSWDQVLEIAKTKMPDLNAGSVEAAANTVAGTARSMGVTIEGAPNA